From a single Amyelois transitella isolate CPQ chromosome 18, ilAmyTran1.1, whole genome shotgun sequence genomic region:
- the LOC106136213 gene encoding DNA replication licensing factor Mcm5, which translates to MEGFDDPGVFFSDNFGVEENESQDQINLQAVKKKFKEFMRQFHTDNFDFKYRDALKRNYNLGQFWVEINVEDLSSFDEVLAEKLYKKPTEHLPILEEAAKELADELTAPRPEGEEKVEDIQVLLSSDAHASNLRELKSETVSRLVKIPGIVISASGIKAKATKISIQCRSCRNVIPNLPVRPGLEGYILPRKCNTEQAGRPKCPLDPYFIIPDKCKCIDYQVLKLQETPESIPQGEMPRHLTVYCERVLCEKVAPGARVTVLGIYSIKKIAKIGREGRDKGSVGVRSSYVRAVGLTAEEAITGGLRPFTAEEEEQFRRLAASPDIYERIARSIAPSVFGAVDMKKAIAALLFGGSRKRLPDGLTRRGDINILLLGDPGTAKSQLLKFVEKVAPIGVYTSGKGSSAAGLTASVIRDPGSRNFVMEGGAMVLADGGVVCIDEFDKMREDDRVAIHEAMEQQTISIAKAGITTTLNSRCSVLAAANSVFGRWDDTKADDNIDFMPTILSRFDMIFIVKDEHDQSRDITLAKHIISVHMGGDTSHEAVGELPLSLLRRYAAYCRARCGPRLSAAAAERLRARYVLMRSGAASHERHADRRLSIPITVRQLEAIVRISESLAKMQLQPFANEAHVAEALRLFQVSTLDAAMTGSLAGAEGFTSEEDHEMLSRIEKQLKRRFAVGSQVSEQTIIQDFLRQKYPERAIQRVIHAMIRRGELQHRLQRKMLYRLS; encoded by the exons ATGGAAGGATTTGATGACCCTGGTGTCTTCTTTTCCGATAACTTTGGAGTAGAAGAAAACGAAAGTCAAGATCAGATTAACCTCCAAGCGGTGAAGAAAAAGTTCAAAGAATTTATGCGACAGTTTCATACTgacaattttgattttaaatacag ggATGCCCTTAAACGTAATTATAATTTGGGACAATTTTGGGTAGAGATAAATGTTGAAGATTTATCTAGCTTTGATGAAGTTTTAGCTGAAAAACTTTATAAGAAACCTACAGAGCATTTGCCCATTTTGGAGGAGGCTGCAAAAGAG ttggCTGATGAACTAACAGCACCGAGACCCGAAGGAGAAGAAAAGGTTGAGGATATACAAGTTCTACTGTCTTCTGATGCTCATGCCTCTAATTTGAGAGAATTAAAA TCTGAAACTGTGTCCAGGCTTGTGAAGATACCTGGTATAGTAATATCTGCCTCTGGAATTAAGGCCAAAGCCACCAAAATTTCAATACAGTGCCGCTCTTGCCGTAACGTCATTCCTAACTTACCTGTACGGCCTGGTCTAGAAGGATATATTTTGCCAAGAAAGTGTAACAC GGAGCAAGCTGGTCGCCCGAAATGTCCTTTAGacccatattttattattccagACAAGTGTAAATGCATTGACTATCAg gtACTGAAGTTACAAGAAACTCCTGAGAGTATCCCTCAAGGAGAAATGCCTCGTCACTTGACAGTATACTGTGAAAGAGTACTTTGTGAAAAGGTTGCTCCAGGGGCCAGGGTCACAGTCCTAGGAATCTACTCTATCAAGAAGATCGCAAAAATTGGG AGAGAAGGCCGTGATAAAGGCTCAGTAGGAGTTAGATCCTCATATGTTCGCGCCGTGGGGCTTACAGCCGAAGAAGCTATTACAGGGGGCCTGCGCCCCTTCACCGCCGAGGAAGAGGAACAGTTCAGAAGATTGGCAGCGTCGCCAGATATATATGAGCGGATCGCCAGATCTATCGCGCCTAGTGTCTTCGGAGCTGTTGATATGAAGAAGGCTATTGCCGCTTTGTTGTTTGGAG GTTCTCGCAAAAGACTCCCTGATGGTTTGACCCGTCGTGGTGATATCAACATCCTGCTCCTCGGAGACCCTGGTACGGCTAAATCCCAACTGCTAAAGTTTGTGGAGAAAGTCGCTCCCATTGGAGTCTACACGTCAGGAAAAGGTTCCTCCGCGGCCGGTCTCACCGCCTCGGTTATACGTGACCCCGGAAGC CGTAACTTCGTAATGGAAGGCGGAGCGATGGTACTGGCGGACGGCGGCGTGGTCTGCATCGACGAGTTCGACAAGATGAGGGAGGACGACCGCGTGGCCATACACGAGGCCATGGAGCAGCAGACCATATCCATAGCCAAG gcCGGAATAACCACCACCCTGAACTCGCGTTGCTCCGTGCTGGCCGCTGCCAACTCTGTGTTCGGCCGCTGGGACGACACGAAGGCGGACGACAACATCGATTTCATGCCCACCATCCTCTCCAGGTTCGACATGATCTTCATCGTCAAAGATGAACACGACCAGTCGAGAGatatt acgCTAGCAAAGCACATAATCTCAGTCCACATGGGTGGCGACACGTCCCACGAGGCAGTGGGCGAGTTGCCCCTGAGCCTGCTGCGGCGGTACGCGGCATACTGTCGCGCTCGCTGCGGGCCCCGACTgtccgccgccgcggccgagAGGCTGCGAGCCAGATACGTGCTCATGCGCAGCGGCGCCGCCAGCCACGAGCGACACGCCGACCGACGACTCTCTATACCCATCACCGTCAG acAATTGGAAGCCATTGTGCGCATCTCGGAGTCGCTGGCCAAGATGCAACTGCAGCCGTTTGCCAACGAGGCGCACGTGGCTGAGGCTTTAAGATTGTTCCAGGTGTCAACTCTCGATGCCGCTATGACAGGCAGCTTGGCTG GGGCGGAAGGCTTCACCTCCGAGGAAGATCACGAGATGCTATCCCGGATAGAGAAGCAGCTGAAACGACGGTTCGCGGTCGGCTCTCAGGTGTCTGAGCAGACCATCATACAGGACTTCCTGCGACAGAAGTACCCCGAGCGAGCCATACAGAGGGTCATACACGCCATGATACGTAGAGGGGAGCTGCAGCATAGATTGCAGAGGAAGATGTTGTATAGGCTGTCGTGA
- the LOC106136215 gene encoding 1,5-anhydro-D-fructose reductase, which translates to MKFVTLSPTKDLMPTLGLGTWQAPPDVIETVVYKALDLGYRHIDTAFNYNNEEAIGNAIKKWINDGKGTRKDLFITTKLPHVGNRASDVKKFLDLQLQRLQLDYVDLYLIHVAFGFHYDPDKLTPLVKPNGEYELDMETNHVETWKKMEECKEEGRIRNLGLSNFNEAQISKIIKEATIKPQVLQVELHAYFQQMELRKFCADHDIIVTAYAPLGSPGAKDHFVSKYNYSPDTFPDLLGLPEVKQIAENHSKTPAQVLLNFLVKQQIVVIPKSTSEHRLKENMDIYDFELLPAEMNVLKKLDKGESGRIFNFLFWKGVEKHPEYPFKLPALEAAQV; encoded by the exons atgaaatttgttaCATTATCGCCAACTAAAGATTTAATGCCAACTTTGGGTCTAGGAACTTGGCAG GCTCCGCCAGATGTTATAGAAACTGTAGTATATAAGGCGTTGGATCTCGGGTACAGACATATTGATACagcatttaattataacaatgaGGAAGCAATAGGAAATGCTATCAAAAAGTGGATTAATGATGGTAAAGGTacaagaaaagatttatttattacaaccaAG TTGCCGCACGTTGGTAACCGCGCGTCCGACGTAAAGAAGTTCCTAGATTTGCAGCTTCAGCGTCTCCAGCTAGACTACGTAGATTTGTACCTGATCCACGTGGCGTTCGGCTTCCATTACGACCCCGACAAGCTGACGCCGCTCGTCAAGCCCAACGGAGAGTACGAGCTAGATATGGAAACCAATCATGTCGAAACGTGGAAA AAAATGGAAGAATGTAAAGAGGAAGGCCGTATTCGCAACTTAGGACTATCAAACTTCAACGAGGCTCAGATATCGAAAATCATCAAGGAGGCCACCATAAAGCCACAGGTTCTGCAGGTGGAGTTGCACGCGTATTTCCAACAGATGGAGCTGCGAAAATTCTGTGCCGACCACGATATCATAGTGACTGCGTATGCGCCGCTTGGTAGTCCCGGCGCGAAGGACCATTTTGTTAGCAAGTAtaattatag TCCTGATACTTTTCCTGACTTATTGGGGCTGCCAGAAGTAAAACAGATAGCTGAGAATCATTCGAAGACGCCTGCTCAAGTATTGCTAAATTTCTTGGTGAAACAACAAATCGTAGTTATACCGAAGAGTACAAGCGAGCATAGACTGAAG GAAAATATGGATATATACGACTTCGAATTGCTACCAGCGGAAATGAATGTGTTGAAAAAGTTAGACAAAGGCGAGAGTGGGCGCATCTTCAATTTCCTGTTTTGGAAAGGCGTAGAAAAGCATCCCGAATACCCATTTAAATTGCCTGCTTTAGAGGCGGCTCAAGTTTAA